The Syngnathus scovelli strain Florida chromosome 18, RoL_Ssco_1.2, whole genome shotgun sequence genome contains a region encoding:
- the LOC125985731 gene encoding basic helix-loop-helix domain-containing protein USF3: protein MPEMTETETTGRKPKKKKNKESHNAVERHRKEKINAGINRIGNLLPCSQALKQSKNMILDQAFRYITELKKQNDAMLLEGGDKVQAEEIRRLRRHCEELRKESAHYIELLKAHDINLLEDPTVHWKGKQRCAKVAKVTPTHQLPKGIIVYSNGNVKRPAGKEASPGKQRSDTLMLQPPSEVGAGVRGNGALLQVTSAATLLNSGSSLATVEQRAIEKPPPSVSYITLQLPAGNTGLPPAAAAAAALTSVAPSSASQLPPAVSCLATINQSAKDAALRTVSYTALPNSQGLLRTGAAGSTQTTWTTLQMAGNTVQPVCQSLGSSAQAVHQVTVCPPVQPIQIQMQPPPVPVQQAPITAHIQARPPQLRPAIPVLAPQPQCAVLPQPAAVSQPQSAVLQPASLIPQPPATLLPQTPQQATVLPLLQTMQVLQVNPSGAAATAPQSGSNPSVVILQQANSCPSQPVMREEASNPTPCQHIVIIQAPNQAAPAPQNPKVGLVPSTATAAAAPASITATQTANASTATLQSVGGKQLVPILPRPAQPPASNSSQMSQASAGAQTSPQTITVNGQVFALKPVKTSDKNASQRTMQLVQPTTTEEPTTNVALKSLGALSSLNQSISQGLPLSISSQSANDGPPPAAPSAVVQPKRQPPAPGTVPGATGVPPVRSLQAPEPSRVTAGRPASGPKPAGKRQRTTPRAKRSTAKRTKASKKSQLSQARASQASDIPPVAATTATAQTTPSVASPKSPPKIVVTSGGLSVSSQSRPQSSSANPDNVIVSKATTSVAVSAVASVSATSVTPSPSAAVATNDNATVASNGGSAPSETVGCEASGAVTRTAQSNVALLSAPSKASTSVVTTTSGGADAAVNGGATAARAATAARAATAARAATAARAACPTSIIATSQTTQSVSCPQRPNDIKSVPCSKESTASSTTPLSSVRATPDSTVPTQVKVPQPAAKNRQAQEERPATSLAPSTPDTTPKKDFVASQGVYTNLDDQTIEPPVTDTSMSTVAGAGRGFSVASMLPQGQGQGMSGSSGSFGTFTFTSEQAEMLALAMLEQDSPGRRAGSCGRNEAPPAPWQAPKAPASKEKAPAVQQVEVSKPADAAKPPVQVSVRGQVGNGSVGGIRHPQNPAHLITYTQSQVQTQSSAQSGTVASLSVNNLIRPSSSQQSYSGSPSLPSQQCPVPSPAAAASVHISQQSNNALSPCSGAAQLNEYAPMKTALMRAQAERQVKILSKRQAQEEAMINTGKRAKPCPPPPAPTVGHMDVKGADHGQMMGGQLPPSSSAMARINAEGSLFSTNSFMSPVVRATDAHRPGEQNQPGVLHPPQAHPQHSAAQPGQHLGGNHYMKQQQQQQQQHHLYHLQHHLTQADPAQRHSLHHRALQQEQHAQKKRGLVRGSQTGSPAAAMQQKQQQQQHHLEKSTVQQQHPHQQHAPQPQQAHHQSTQHQQSHPQQHQAPSHQTQQQQQQHQQHHLQQQQQQQQQQQQNSHSRHQQHLQQHMQQQQHFRHQEKSCEAQAAGARAHHSNHLAKPGQDHAAMQRMMTSRNLEQQQQQQLISSPGNPVSRSSELSCAPSRQERHRVSNYSAEALIGKSSTSAEQQRLAHHLQPARGSAAPDQADLRGYMDASGRGKGNVPHNPQGRLPSDHPGPADVQRVSECPPFKSMAPGPGAHQLGGFEAQVSRGGSDMAPKSQRAQQQQQQQQQQQQQQQQQQGSFRMGAAPSADSRNRGASGYAGVHIGPQGSHVGPALLREQETCQSFMQSLLSPEGNHQRAAQCCPPAVSMEYPSTDIQAKASSPSQKPSTMNKSHISQVNTNMHGGGVRVAHPPEPGRSPVASRPPVSQHSRHAPPAKLRAGERPRSGTLRSSNPFEPEGHLPLPSGGGVLLGRPQSGGEARRSTIVRFMADGAQTSGDNNLVAEQHLAQNFGFPFIPEGGMNPPINTNSTFIPPVSQPNTSRTPSLLPVEPANTLPSFYPSYSPAAHPSLPGDVTLQYFSNQMFTSPGADKPSAPPGLNNRFGSILSPPRAVGFAQASFPLLPDMPPMPITNSSGITPHISNFNLSSLFPEITAGMPADGSAMPMSPLLSLTNASAADSSKQHNRPAHNISHILGHDGSSAV, encoded by the exons CGGAGGAGATCCGACGACTACGGCGTCATTGCGAGGAGCTTCGCAAGGAGAGCGCCCACTACATCGAGCTTCTCAAAGCCCACGACATCAATCTCCTGGAAGACCCCACGGTCCACTGGAAGGGCAAACAGCGCTGTGCCAAAGTGGCCAAAGTCACGCCCACTCATCAGCTGCCCAAGGGCATAATCGTCTATTCCAACGGCAACGTGAAGCGCCCCGCGGGAAAAGAGGCGAGCCCCGGGAAGCAGCGCTCAGACACCTTAATGCTTCAGCCCCCATCGGAGGTGGGCGCAGGTGTGAGGGGAAACGGAGCCTTGCTCCAAGTTACTTCTGCCGCTACCTTGCTTAACTCTGGTTCGAGCCTCGCCACGGTGGAGCAGCGTGCGATTGAGAAGCCGCCGCCTTCCGTGTCCTACATCACCCTCCAGCTACCGGCCGGGAACACCGGCTTGCcacctgccgccgccgccgccgccgccctgaCCAGCGTAGCTCCGAGTTCAGCGTCTCAGCTTCCGCCGGCCGTCTCCTGCCTCGCCACAATAAATCAGAGTGCAAAGGACGCCGCCCTCAGGACTGTAAGTTACACTGCCCTCCCCAACAGTCAAGGCCTTCTCAGAACGGGGGCAGCGGGGAGCACGCAAACCACGTGGACGACGCTGCAAATGGCAGGCAACACGGTGCAGCCCGTTTGCCAGAGTCTTGGCAGCAGCGCCCAAGCCGTCCACCAGGTGACAGTGTGTCCTCCCGTTCAGCCCATTCAAATCCAGATGCAGCCGCCTCCTGTGCCTGTCCAACAGGCCCCCATCACCGCACATATTCAGGCCAGGCCGCCCCAGCTGCGACCCGCCATCCCGGTCCTCGCCCCGCAGCCCCAATGCGCCGTGCTCCCGCAGCCGGCCGCGGTGTCTCAACCCCAGTCGGCCGTCCTCCAGCCGGCATCTCTCATTCCTCAGCCCCCGGCGACTCTTCTCCCTCAAACGCCACAGCAGGCCACCGTGCTGCCCCTCCTTCAGACCATGCAGGTACTGCAGGTCAACCCGAGCGGCGCGGCGGCCACGGCGCCGCAGAGCGGCAGCAACCCCAGCGTGGTCATTCTGCAGCAGGCCAACTCCTGCCCGAGTCAGCCGGTCATGAGAGAAGAAGCGAGCAACCCGACACCCTGTCAACATATCGTCATCATCCAAGCTCCCAATCAAGCCGCGCCCGCCCCTCAGAATCCCAAGGTGGGCTTGGTGCCCTCCacagccaccgccgccgccgcacccgCTTCCATAACGGCGACTCAAACAGCAAACGCTTCAACGGCTACGTTGCAGAGTGTGGGCGGGAAGCAGCTGGTGCCCATTCTCCCACGTCCGGCTCAGCCTCCAGCAAGCAATTCATCGCAGATGAGCCAGGCGTCTGCCGGCGCCCAGACCAGCCCGCAAACCATCACTGTGAACGGACAGGTTTTTGCCTTAAAGCCCGTGAAGACTTCGGACAAAAACGCTTCCCAACGTACAATGCAACTAGTCCAGCCTACCACCACGGAGGAACCCACCACCAACGTGGCTCTCAAGAGTCTCGGGGCCCTCAGTAGTCTGAACCAGAGCATCTCTCAGGGCCTTCCGCTTAGCATTTCTAGCCAGAGCGCCAACGACGGCCCGCCTCCGGCTGCGCCATCCGCCGTGGTCCAGCCCAAGCGACAGCCTCCTGCTCCCGGGACAGTCCCCGGagccacgggggtcccgcccgtGCGGTCATTACAGGCTCCCGAGCCGAGTCGGGTTACAGCCGGACGACCGGCGAGCGGGCCCAAGCCTGCCGGAAAGAGGCAGCGGACGACGCCTCGTGCTAAACGCTCAACAGCCAAAAGGACCAAAGCGTCAAAGAAAAGTCAGCTCAGCCAGGCGAGAGCATCTCAGGCCTCAGACATTCCTCCCGTAGCCGCCACGACGGCAACTGCCCAAACCACACCGAGTGTCGCTTCCCCAAAAAGCCCGCCAAAAATTGTTGTTACATCTGGCGGCTTGAGCGTATCGAGTCAGTCCCGGCCGCAAAGTAGTAGCGCAAATCCCGATAATGTTATTGTCAGTAAAGCTACCACAAGTGTTGCGGTGAGCGCAGTTGCGAGCGTCAGCGCCACATCGGTCACGCCTTCGCCGAGCGCAGCCGTGGCCACTAATGACAACGCCACCGTGGCTTCAAACGGAGGCTCGGCGCCGAGCGAGACTGTAGGATGCGAAGCGAGCGGTGCGGTGACTCGCACGGCGCAAAGTAACGTCGCTCTTCTCTCTGCACCGTCTAAAGCAAGCACAAGTGTTGTCACGACTACGAGCGGTGGCGCTGACGCCGCCGTGAATGGCGGCGCCACCGCTGCTCGGGCCGCCACCGCTGCTCGGGCCGCCACCGCTGCCCGGGCCGCCACCGCTGCCCGGGCCGCATGTCCTACTTCAATAATTGCCACGAGTCAGACTACACAATCAGTGTCTTGTCCCCAACGACCCAACGACATCAAATCAGTGCCTTGTAGTAAAGAGTCCACCGCTTCATCCACAACTCCGCTGTCGTCGGTCAGGGCAACGCCTGACTCGACGGTGCCGACCCAAGTCAAAGTTCCTCAGCCGGCAGCGAAGAACCGACAGGCCCAGGAAGAAAGACCCGCCACAAGTTTAGCACCATCCACACCTGATACGACACCCAAGAAAGACTTTGTGGCATCTCAAGGGGTTTACACTAACCTTGATGACCAAACTATAGAGCCTCCCGTGACGGACACTTCCATGTCCACGGTCGCAGGGGCAGGCCGGGGCTTCTCCGTGGCTTCCATGCTCCCTCAAGGTCAGGGTCAGGGCATGAGTGGTTCTTCCGGCTCCTTTGGAACATTTACGTTCACGTCCGAGCAGGCCGAGATGCTCGCTTTGGCCATGTTAGAACAAGACAGCCCAGGGAGGCGGGCCGGGAGCTGTGGCAGGAACGAGGCGCCCCCAGCCCCGTGGCAAGCGCCCAAAGCTCCCGCTAGTAAAGAAAAAGCCCCCGCTGTGCAGCAGGTGGAAGTCAGCAAACCTGCAGATGCAGCCAAACCTCCAGTTCAGGTGTCTGTCAGAGGACAGGTTGGCAACGGCTCCGTTGGTGGGATCAGGCATCCGCAGAACCCGGCTCATCTCATCACATACACCCAGTCTCAGGTCCAGACTCAGAGCTCAGCCCAAAGTGGCACCGTCGCCAGCCTGAGCGTCAACAACTTGATCAGGCCCAGCTCCTCTCAGCAGTCCTACTCGGGCTCTCCCAGTCTGCCGAGCCAGCAGTGCCCGGTGCCCTCgccggccgccgccgcctcagTCCACATTTCCCAACAGTCCAACAACGCGCTCTCGCCTTGCTCGGGCGCCGCTCAGCTGAACGAGTACGCCCCCATGAAAACAGCTTTGATGAGGGCTCAGGCGGAGCGACAAGTCAAGATTCTCTCCAAGCGCCAAGCTCAGGAGGAGGCAATGATCAACACAGGCAAACGAGCAAAGCCgtgcccgccgccgccggcgcccacTGTGGGCCACATGGACGTGAAAGGAGCGGACCACGGCCAGATGATGGGAGGACAACTGCCTCCCTCGTCCTCGGCCATGGCGAGGATTAACGCGGAAGGCTCGCTCTTCTCCACAAACTCATTCATGAGCCCCGTGGTCCGAGCCACGGACGCCCACCGCCCTGGTGAGCAGAACCAGCCGGGGGTGCTCCACCCGCCCCAGGCCCATCCGCAACATTCTGCAGCCCAGCCGGGCCAGCACCTGGGAGGCAATCATTACAtgaagcagcaacagcagcagcagcagcagcaccacctGTACCATCTGCAACACCACCTGACCCAGGCGGACCCCGCGCAGCGCCACTCGCTACACCATAGGGCGCTCCAGCAAGAGCAACATGCGCAGAAGAAGAGGGGGCTGGTCCGAGGCAGCCAGACCGGCTCGCCCGCTGCCGCCATGcaacagaagcagcagcagcagcagcaccacctGGAAAAGTCCACAGTCCAACAGCAGCATCCGCATCAGCAGCACGCGCCGCAACCGCAGCAGGCCCACCATCAGTCCACGCAGCACCAACAGTCGCATCCACAACAGCACCAAGCGCCCTCGCATCAaactcagcagcagcagcagcagcaccaacaACACCatctgcagcagcaacagcagcagcaacagcagcaacaacagaaCTCCCACAGCAGGCACCAGCAGCACCTGCAACAACACATGCAGCAACAACAGCACTTTAGACACCAGGAGAAGAGCTGCGAGGCACAGGCAGCAGGAGCCCGAGCCCACCACAGCAACCACCTGGCCAAG CCTGGTCAAGACCACGCTGCCATGCAGAGGATGATGACTTCAAGGaatctggagcagcagcagcagcagcagctcattTCGTCGCCCGGCAACCCGGTGTCGCGTTCGTCCGAGCTGTCGTGCGCGCCATCCCGCCAGGAGCGCCACCGTGTCTCTAACTACTCCGCCGAGGCGCTCATTGGCAAAAGCTCTACGAGCGCCGAGCAGCAGCGCCTGGCGCACCACCTCCAGCCGGCCCGCGGCAGCGCCGCACCCGATCAGGCCGACCTGCGCGGCTACATGGACGCGTCGGGACGAGGTAAAGGCAACGTGCCGCACAACCCGCAGGGCCGACTCCCCTCGGACCACCCGGGCCCGGCTGATGTTCAGCGCGTGTCGGAGTGCCCGCCGTTCAAAAGCATGGCGCCTGGACCCGGTGCGCATCAGCTTGGCGGTTTTGAGGCTCAGGTTTCCCGCGGCGGCAGCGACATGGCCCCCAAGTCGCAGAGggctcagcagcagcagcagcagcagcagcagcagcagcagcagcagcagcagcagcagggaagCTTCCGAATGGGCGCGGCCCCCTCGGCAGACAGCAGGAACCGCGGCGCGAGCGGCTATGCGGGGGTCCATATCGGGCCGCAGGGCTCCCACGTGGGACCGGCGCTGCTGCGCGAGCAGGAAACTTGTCAGAGTTTCATGCAGAGCCTCCTTTCACCTGAGGGGAACCACCAGAGAGCGGCGCAGTGCTGCCCACCAGCAGTCAGCATGGAGTACCCCTCCACAGACATCCAGGCCAAAGCCTCCAGTCCCAGCCAGAAACCATCCACCATGAACAAGAGCCACATTTCTCAGGTCAACACTAATATGCACGGCGGTGGCGTGCGGGTGGCCCACCCCCCTGAGCCGGGCCGCTCGCCGGTGGCATCGAGACCGCCCGTCAGCCAGCACTCGCGCCACGCGCCGCCCGCCAAGCTGCGGGCGGGCGAGCGCCCCCGCTCGGGAACGCTGCGGTCCTCCAACCCCTTTGAGCCCGAGGGCCACCTGCCCCTGCCTTCCGGAGGCGGCGTGCTTCTGGGCCGGCCGCAGTCGGGCGGCGAGGCGCGGCGCAGCACCATCGTCCGCTTCATGGCGGATGGCGCCCAAACGTCTGGCGACAACAACCTGGTCGCCGAGCAGCACTTGGCGCAGAACTTTGGCTTCCCGTTCATCCCCGAGGGTGGCATGAACCCGCCCATCAACACCAACTCCACCTTCATCCCGCCCGTCAGTCAGCCCAACACCTCGCGCACGCCCTCCCTGCTGCCCGTTGAGCCAGCCAACACCTTACCCTCCTTCTACCCGTCCTACTCGCCGGCCGCCCACCCCAGCCTGCCGGGCGACGTCACCCTGCAGTACTTCTCCAACCAGATGTTCACCAGCCCCGGAGCCGACAAGCCCAGCGCCCCACCCGGCCTCAACAACCGCTTCGGCTCCATCCTATCGCCGCCGCGCGCCGTCGGCTTCGCCCAGGCCAGCTTCCCGCTGCTGCCGGACATGCCGCCCATGCCCATCACCAACTCGTCAGGCATCACGCCGCACATCTCCAACTTCAACCTCAGCTCGCTCTTCCCAGAGATCACCGCCGGCATGCCCGCCGACGGCTCGGCCATGCCCATGTCGCCGCTGCTGTCGCTCACCAACGCGTCTGCCGCCGATTCGAGCAAGCAACACAACAGGCCGGCGCACAACATCAGCCACATCCTCGGGCACGACGGCAGCTCGGCCGTGTGA